A stretch of Campylobacter concisus DNA encodes these proteins:
- the napG gene encoding ferredoxin-type protein NapG, translating to MGFSSRREALKFGAKVALLALGGGFVWSLSAKASPLMLLRPPGAKEEKQFLQSCIRCGLCVEACPFDTLKLSSLEDGISIGTPYFEPRKIPCYMCENIPCVPACPTGALDVNLVSTKGKLDINKAKMGVAVVDMKNCVAHWGIQCDACYRACPLLDKALYLEYRRNERTQKHAFLLPVVDSDICTGCGLCERACITKKAAITVLNRDAVLGKVGDNYVKGWVKEDERRIDDADSKIKLDIKKATDYLNGGEL from the coding sequence ATGGGATTTTCAAGTAGGCGAGAGGCTTTAAAATTTGGAGCAAAAGTAGCGCTTTTGGCTCTTGGCGGAGGCTTTGTTTGGTCGCTTAGTGCCAAAGCTTCGCCACTTATGCTTCTTAGGCCTCCTGGTGCAAAAGAAGAGAAGCAATTTTTACAAAGCTGCATTAGGTGTGGGCTTTGCGTAGAGGCTTGTCCATTTGATACGCTAAAGCTCTCATCGCTAGAAGATGGCATAAGCATTGGAACGCCTTATTTTGAGCCTAGAAAAATTCCTTGCTATATGTGTGAAAATATCCCTTGTGTGCCAGCCTGTCCGACTGGAGCTTTGGACGTAAATTTAGTAAGCACAAAAGGTAAGCTTGACATAAATAAGGCCAAAATGGGTGTTGCGGTGGTCGATATGAAAAACTGCGTGGCACACTGGGGTATACAGTGCGATGCTTGTTACAGGGCTTGTCCTCTTTTGGACAAAGCCTTGTATCTTGAGTATCGCCGTAACGAAAGGACGCAAAAGCATGCCTTTTTACTTCCAGTGGTCGATAGCGACATCTGCACCGGATGTGGCCTATGCGAGCGAGCCTGTATCACTAAAAAAGCAGCCATTACCGTGCTAAACCGTGACGCTGTGCTTGGCAAAGTAGGCGATAACTACGTCAAAGGCTGGGTCAAAGAAGATGAAAGACGCATAGACGATGCAGACAGCAAAATAAAGCTTGACATTAAAAAAGCGACTGATTATCTAAATGGTGGTGAGCTATGA
- the napH gene encoding quinol dehydrogenase ferredoxin subunit NapH has protein sequence MKFLILRRITQISILALFILGNFYGVKILSGNLSSSLLFGKIPLSDPFAFVQILLASFSAGINAIIGAGIIFALYALVAPRAFCSWICPINLLTDIAFKLREKFGFKGEKVLNVSKNLRYYLLALALILSLALSYPVFESISYIGIIQRGIIYGSASALGIAVAIIAFDMFVLKRGICSHVCPLGAFYATISKFALIRVKHDAQACTKCMKCKLICPEMQVLDMIGKESRSVSSSECISCGRCIDVCGDGALKFSIRNLRREK, from the coding sequence ATGAAATTTTTAATCTTAAGACGAATAACTCAAATTTCTATCCTAGCGCTATTTATCCTAGGAAATTTTTACGGAGTTAAGATACTTAGCGGAAATTTAAGCTCATCTTTGCTTTTTGGAAAGATTCCACTAAGCGATCCATTTGCTTTTGTTCAAATTTTACTTGCAAGCTTTAGTGCCGGCATAAATGCAATTATTGGAGCTGGCATTATCTTTGCACTTTACGCACTGGTTGCTCCAAGAGCGTTTTGTTCGTGGATATGCCCAATAAATTTACTAACCGATATCGCTTTTAAACTAAGAGAAAAATTTGGCTTTAAGGGCGAAAAAGTCTTAAATGTGAGTAAAAATTTACGTTATTACTTACTGGCTCTTGCTCTTATATTAAGCCTTGCTTTATCTTATCCAGTATTTGAGAGCATTAGCTATATTGGCATTATTCAGCGCGGTATTATTTACGGCTCAGCTAGTGCTTTAGGCATAGCGGTTGCGATCATTGCTTTTGATATGTTTGTATTAAAGCGTGGCATTTGCTCGCACGTTTGTCCACTTGGTGCCTTTTACGCCACCATCTCAAAATTTGCCCTAATTAGAGTAAAACATGATGCCCAGGCTTGCACAAAATGTATGAAATGTAAGCTTATTTGCCCAGAGATGCAAGTGCTTGACATGATCGGTAAAGAGAGCCGCTCAGTAAGCTCAAGCGAGTGCATAAGCTGTGGCAGGTGTATTGATGTTTGCGGAGACGGGGCTTTGAAATTTAGTATTAGAAATTTAAGGAGAGAAAAATGA
- a CDS encoding nitrate reductase cytochrome c-type subunit encodes MKIKIMMLGGLCATFFAACAFNNPSISDSQIGFRNIDLLDDKDVVLKDVNYTKEPAGMSKKFDRSFENAPPFIPHDTEGLVPITKDMNMCVTCHMPEFAKDSGATPIPSSHFYDIRNKKDLAGKLDDERYNCTTCHVEQQNGVTQLVGNKFKPDFRDKNGTHKSNLLDVLNDGVK; translated from the coding sequence ATGAAAATAAAAATAATGATGCTTGGAGGATTGTGCGCTACGTTTTTTGCGGCATGTGCTTTTAATAATCCAAGTATTAGTGACTCGCAAATCGGCTTTAGAAATATCGATTTGTTAGACGATAAAGACGTTGTATTAAAAGATGTGAACTACACAAAAGAGCCAGCTGGTATGTCAAAGAAATTTGATAGGTCTTTTGAAAATGCACCACCATTTATCCCACACGATACTGAGGGTTTAGTACCTATCACAAAAGATATGAATATGTGCGTAACCTGCCATATGCCTGAGTTTGCAAAAGATAGTGGAGCAACACCGATACCATCATCTCACTTTTATGATATCAGAAACAAAAAAGATCTTGCAGGCAAGCTTGATGATGAAAGATATAACTGCACAACATGCCACGTTGAGCAACAAAATGGCGTAACGCAGCTTGTTGGCAATAAATTTAAGCCTGATTTTAGAGATAAAAATGGTACTCATAAATCAAACTTGCTAGATGTTTTAAATGATGGTGTTAAATAA
- a CDS encoding 4Fe-4S ferredoxin, which produces MQSRRELFSKILGAKSAPKFITPPFFSGEFDCDGCDANCVNACEKELLSFENERVVFKVKKLGCDFCEECAKACESLGKKTLSPSSPKSINAKVSIDVSSCLAWNDTICYNCLDACKFKAVEFLGVFRPIVNQNCVSCGECFDVCFKNSLQMEAL; this is translated from the coding sequence ATGCAAAGCAGGCGAGAGCTTTTTAGTAAAATTTTGGGGGCAAAATCTGCTCCCAAATTTATAACACCACCATTTTTTAGCGGTGAGTTTGACTGCGATGGATGCGATGCTAACTGTGTAAATGCTTGTGAAAAAGAGCTTCTTAGCTTTGAAAATGAAAGGGTGGTTTTTAAAGTTAAAAAGCTGGGCTGTGACTTTTGTGAAGAGTGCGCAAAGGCTTGTGAGAGTCTTGGTAAAAAGACATTAAGCCCAAGCTCACCAAAAAGTATAAACGCAAAAGTTAGCATCGATGTTTCTAGCTGTTTAGCGTGGAATGATACGATCTGCTACAACTGCCTTGATGCTTGCAAATTTAAAGCAGTCGAATTTCTTGGCGTTTTTCGTCCTATTGTTAATCAAAACTGCGTAAGCTGTGGCGAGTGCTTTGATGTTTGCTTTAAAAATTCACTTCAAATGGAGGCCTTATGA
- a CDS encoding WD40 repeat domain-containing protein, which produces MRALFFIFCLLNFIFASEITTPYKQIEASANVLSTTLINGKLFIATDEGTVEIYDPKEDKFEEIIKIEDIKTYVSDHERPKILNVDELNGKILILSEGDYATKVLYIRENGQMKSIKIPNQATKKALFLDNEHVALASISNEIYFLNLQNGEIYDSFKISIAMLSDMEINEDRSTLAIACESGKVYFYNIKAKKMDQILDIHTDNIYDISYKNGVMISGGTDRIVGIFSAGSLKKINTGFLVYGVGLSDDGRVAAYMSDEMSDVNLVDSKSLENIAMLKTGQSTINSIVFISDNEVVTSAYENKILFWRIK; this is translated from the coding sequence ATGAGAGCTTTGTTTTTTATTTTTTGTCTATTAAATTTTATCTTTGCAAGTGAGATCACCACTCCATATAAGCAAATAGAGGCTAGTGCAAATGTGCTAAGCACAACACTAATAAATGGCAAACTCTTTATCGCGACTGATGAAGGGACGGTTGAAATTTATGATCCTAAAGAAGATAAATTTGAAGAGATAATAAAAATAGAAGATATAAAAACATACGTTAGCGATCATGAAAGACCAAAAATTCTAAACGTTGATGAGTTAAATGGCAAGATACTCATCCTAAGTGAGGGTGACTATGCTACAAAGGTGCTTTATATAAGAGAAAATGGGCAGATGAAAAGCATAAAAATACCAAATCAAGCGACAAAAAAGGCATTGTTTTTAGATAATGAGCATGTTGCGCTTGCTTCAATTAGCAATGAAATTTACTTTTTAAATCTACAAAATGGCGAAATTTATGATAGCTTTAAAATTTCAATTGCGATGCTCTCAGATATGGAGATAAACGAAGATAGAAGCACTCTAGCTATCGCTTGCGAGAGTGGGAAGGTCTACTTTTATAACATAAAAGCTAAAAAAATGGATCAAATTTTAGATATTCATACAGACAATATCTACGACATCTCATATAAAAATGGAGTCATGATCAGCGGAGGCACCGATAGGATCGTGGGGATATTTTCAGCTGGAAGCCTAAAAAAGATAAATACTGGCTTTTTGGTCTATGGCGTCGGCCTTAGCGATGATGGTAGAGTGGCGGCTTATATGAGCGATGAGATGAGCGATGTAAATTTAGTTGATAGTAAAAGCTTAGAAAATATCGCAATGCTAAAAACTGGACAAAGTACGATAAATAGCATAGTTTTTATAAGCGATAACGAAGTCGTAACTTCAGCCTATGAGAATAAAATTTTGTTTTGGAGAATTAAATGA
- a CDS encoding chaperone NapD produces the protein MNISSLIVYTDNKNESVKNEIKKLKECEIITDADDRIVVVVSSDSIEDEIKNFKKIEAISGVVSVAMVYSYQEDAEENRQKLEENGKISEILTSDEVKAEDITYGGSVHHRVK, from the coding sequence ATGAATATTTCAAGTTTGATAGTTTATACGGACAATAAAAATGAAAGTGTAAAAAACGAAATAAAAAAGCTAAAAGAATGTGAAATAATAACTGATGCAGACGATAGAATCGTAGTGGTAGTTAGCTCAGATAGTATTGAAGATGAGATAAAAAATTTTAAAAAGATAGAAGCTATCAGTGGAGTAGTGAGCGTTGCGATGGTTTACAGCTATCAAGAAGATGCCGAAGAAAATAGGCAAAAACTAGAAGAAAATGGCAAGATAAGTGAAATTTTAACAAGTGATGAGGTAAAAGCAGAGGATATTACTTATGGCGGCAGCGTGCATCATAGAGTGAAATAG
- a CDS encoding TerB family tellurite resistance protein, with protein MLDKIGEGINKGLQNAISSVIVSKQADWEKGGVPTISSIESIIDKYSYLNASISGGAGLIPGPFGMAAAVPEIVSIIRNQIAMTADIARAYGYKEPPKEIIMEALFAASGNIATGLIVIQGQKLIVKRASLSVLQKLIQILGGKITQQALKSMAAKWIPLAGATVMATWSKYSTNKIGKKAKELFSKEIAFDEDLVETELTVVEKDEILSQIPNFINDLEKANAELANFIDEKQQIVKSKIEFFINLMKIDGYCDEREKKIIYEFIDDAKLNSDEKARLLSLTNSNEKVEVNLDVFKGNTLEISTLMIDLVAIAKADEKIEMSEKIYLKSIASELNFSLEDLEMMLA; from the coding sequence ATGCTAGATAAAATAGGCGAAGGGATAAATAAAGGTCTGCAAAATGCAATTTCAAGTGTTATTGTAAGTAAGCAAGCAGATTGGGAAAAAGGTGGTGTACCAACAATTAGCAGTATAGAAAGCATTATAGATAAATATAGCTACCTAAATGCAAGTATTTCAGGTGGTGCAGGACTTATTCCTGGGCCTTTTGGTATGGCAGCTGCAGTACCTGAGATTGTTTCAATTATTAGAAATCAAATAGCAATGACTGCAGATATTGCGAGGGCTTATGGTTATAAAGAGCCGCCAAAAGAGATTATTATGGAGGCTTTGTTTGCAGCCTCAGGTAACATAGCAACAGGTCTTATAGTAATTCAAGGACAAAAGTTAATTGTAAAGCGTGCTAGTCTTAGTGTTCTACAAAAGTTAATACAAATTTTGGGTGGAAAAATTACTCAGCAAGCATTAAAATCAATGGCAGCAAAGTGGATACCCCTTGCAGGTGCTACAGTAATGGCTACTTGGAGTAAATATAGTACAAATAAAATTGGCAAAAAGGCAAAAGAGCTTTTTAGTAAAGAGATAGCTTTTGATGAAGATTTGGTAGAAACTGAACTTACAGTAGTAGAAAAAGACGAGATTTTATCTCAAATTCCAAATTTTATAAATGATCTTGAAAAGGCAAATGCAGAGCTTGCAAATTTTATAGATGAGAAACAGCAAATTGTAAAGTCTAAGATTGAATTTTTTATAAATTTAATGAAAATTGATGGATATTGCGACGAAAGAGAGAAGAAAATCATTTATGAGTTTATAGATGACGCCAAATTAAATAGTGATGAAAAAGCTAGATTGCTATCTCTTACAAATAGTAACGAAAAGGTAGAAGTAAATCTTGATGTATTTAAGGGCAATACTCTTGAAATTTCAACACTGATGATAGACCTTGTGGCGATCGCTAAAGCTGATGAAAAAATAGAGATGAGCGAAAAAATATATTTAAAAAGTATAGCAAGTGAATTAAATTTTAGTTTAGAAGATCTTGAGATGATGCTTGCATAA
- a CDS encoding SCO family protein → MKKAFWGLIIILICIGVALVLIKPNKYDFKALSQNGEVSLKNYDGKYKVIYFGYLFCPDVCPTALSLIGDELNKLKRDDFELLFITLDPERDTPENLTLMAKNFYKDADGLKLNALKEVAKTYGVKFQKVRLENSAMGYSVAHSSSIYLIDKKGNFYKEISNLTNENIGENLLNLIKDRP, encoded by the coding sequence ATGAAAAAGGCATTTTGGGGCTTAATAATAATCTTAATTTGTATAGGTGTTGCACTTGTGCTGATAAAGCCAAACAAGTATGATTTTAAGGCACTTTCACAAAATGGTGAAGTAAGTCTTAAAAATTATGACGGAAAGTACAAAGTTATATATTTTGGTTATCTTTTTTGCCCCGATGTCTGCCCTACTGCGCTCTCTTTGATTGGCGATGAACTAAACAAGCTAAAAAGAGATGACTTTGAGCTGCTTTTTATTACACTTGATCCTGAACGCGATACTCCTGAAAATTTAACTCTAATGGCAAAAAATTTCTACAAAGATGCCGATGGATTAAAACTAAATGCCTTAAAAGAAGTGGCAAAAACCTATGGTGTAAAATTTCAAAAAGTCCGTCTTGAAAACTCAGCCATGGGCTACTCTGTTGCTCACAGCTCTTCAATATATTTAATAGACAAAAAAGGAAATTTCTATAAAGAAATTTCAAATCTAACAAACGAAAATATTGGAGAAAATTTATTAAATTTGATTAAAGATAGACCTTAG
- a CDS encoding copper chaperone PCu(A)C has protein sequence MKKIVFGAMLAASALMAADISLENVRARDTKPGTNNSAIFMDIKNTSNSDVKLIGAHSSVCKSTEIHTHKMNDGMMAMVQIEDAVIPKNGETKLAPGGLHIMLMDLNKPLKDGDKVDLELKFSNGESIKLDNIGVTKNFK, from the coding sequence ATGAAAAAAATCGTTTTTGGTGCGATGCTTGCAGCTTCTGCTCTTATGGCGGCTGATATCAGCCTAGAGAATGTTAGAGCTAGAGATACAAAACCTGGCACAAACAACAGTGCAATTTTTATGGATATAAAAAATACTTCAAATTCTGATGTAAAGCTTATTGGTGCTCACTCAAGCGTTTGCAAAAGCACAGAAATTCATACTCACAAAATGAATGATGGTATGATGGCTATGGTTCAAATCGAAGATGCAGTGATTCCAAAAAATGGCGAAACAAAACTAGCGCCTGGCGGTTTACACATTATGCTTATGGATCTAAATAAACCATTAAAAGATGGTGATAAAGTTGATTTAGAGCTAAAATTTAGCAATGGCGAGAGCATAAAGCTTGATAATATTGGAGTAACTAAAAACTTTAAATAA
- a CDS encoding L,D-transpeptidase family protein: protein MKKIIFFFIALSPCLFAQNYEEIYLKNGSAAVIDAIEKNILSKDYWLKKLEGKDIRYGYYDNEILLSVVDKTKKKLEVISYNGGITKKLFSSSVIVGKNGDKLLEGDLKTPVGVYQLTRRFTPNDRYLGPLAFSLSYPNLLDKLAKRNGGGIWIHGYPLDGQRTDELKTKGCVAMQNDTLMKFDDVVDHKKTLAFIYEDKRPEASAKDIAVIISGLLGWKKTWSESDIENYLKFYDKNFERYDGMSLEKFKSMKRAIFSKKEKKRISFSNFLITPYPNLKNDRLFRVSFYEDYVSDTHKFAGQKTLYVKLYNDDMKIFIEE, encoded by the coding sequence TTGAAAAAAATTATATTTTTCTTCATCGCGTTATCGCCTTGTCTTTTTGCCCAAAATTACGAAGAAATTTACTTAAAAAATGGCTCAGCTGCTGTTATTGATGCCATTGAAAAAAATATTTTAAGTAAGGATTACTGGCTAAAAAAGCTTGAGGGCAAGGATATAAGATATGGATATTATGACAACGAGATACTTCTAAGTGTAGTTGATAAAACTAAAAAGAAGCTTGAAGTAATCTCTTATAATGGCGGCATTACAAAAAAGCTTTTTAGCTCAAGCGTTATAGTTGGCAAAAATGGCGATAAGCTTCTTGAAGGCGATCTAAAAACACCGGTTGGAGTATATCAGCTTACACGTAGATTTACGCCAAATGATAGATATCTTGGCCCACTTGCATTTTCGCTTTCATACCCAAATTTGCTTGATAAGCTTGCAAAACGAAATGGTGGTGGTATTTGGATACATGGCTATCCGCTTGATGGTCAAAGGACAGATGAGCTAAAAACAAAAGGCTGCGTGGCTATGCAAAATGATACTTTGATGAAATTCGATGATGTAGTGGATCACAAAAAAACACTTGCATTTATCTACGAAGATAAGCGTCCGGAAGCTAGTGCAAAAGATATAGCAGTGATTATTTCTGGGCTTTTGGGCTGGAAAAAGACATGGAGCGAGAGCGACATTGAAAACTATCTTAAATTTTACGATAAAAACTTTGAGCGATACGATGGTATGAGCTTGGAAAAATTTAAAAGTATGAAGCGGGCTATTTTTTCTAAAAAAGAGAAAAAACGCATTAGTTTTTCAAATTTTCTCATCACGCCTTATCCAAATCTTAAAAACGATAGGCTTTTTCGTGTGAGTTTTTATGAGGATTATGTTTCAGATACACATAAATTTGCTGGGCAAAAGACGCTTTATGTGAAGCTTTATAACGATGATATGAAAATTTTTATAGAGGAGTAA
- the cmeU gene encoding CmeU family protein, protein MEKSQEVKEKIEKILEARAAFFAELDRQVPKKDGTDVFDFSKVKEADLKEIYAKFYAFDYNVRKLLPDVYTAFNVNFNV, encoded by the coding sequence GTGGAAAAATCTCAAGAAGTAAAAGAAAAAATCGAGAAAATTTTAGAGGCAAGAGCTGCTTTTTTTGCTGAGCTTGACCGCCAAGTTCCAAAGAAAGATGGTACTGATGTTTTTGATTTTAGCAAAGTAAAAGAGGCTGATCTGAAAGAAATTTACGCTAAATTTTATGCATTTGATTACAACGTAAGAAAACTTTTACCGGATGTTTATACTGCTTTTAATGTGAATTTTAATGTCTGA
- a CDS encoding alanine racemase: MSEIRLNKASYIYNLTQICAKAGGKEKVIVVLKDNAYGHGARLIASEAKKFGIEICAVKSEFEANEISDIFENILILSHIPTGNESSKFIYAINDTEALLKIKDGSKINLAIDTGMHRNGLDISELDYAFEILTRRNLELLGAYTHFRASDELNADYFVQRENFRAAKEKILALCDEFGMKKPIFHSHNSAALERASEIDDDMVRVGIAQYGYTQFGDSLNLKPVLSLWARRVSRRILKSGQGVGYGAKFSAKEDINVATYDLGYGDGLLRYNGCGELRLANNEPILGKISMDSFSCKDSGEWVCVLENANIWAKFFDTISYDILVKLSPNITRKFI, translated from the coding sequence ATGTCTGAAATACGCCTAAATAAAGCTTCATATATTTATAACCTCACTCAAATTTGTGCTAAAGCTGGTGGCAAAGAGAAAGTAATAGTTGTATTAAAAGACAATGCTTATGGCCATGGCGCAAGGCTTATTGCTAGTGAAGCTAAAAAATTTGGTATAGAAATTTGTGCTGTAAAAAGCGAGTTTGAGGCAAATGAAATTTCTGATATATTTGAAAATATTCTCATTCTCTCACATATCCCAACCGGAAATGAAAGTAGTAAATTTATCTATGCGATAAACGATACAGAGGCACTTTTGAAGATAAAAGATGGCTCAAAAATCAATCTTGCAATTGACACTGGTATGCATAGAAATGGGCTTGATATTAGCGAGCTTGATTATGCGTTTGAAATTTTAACAAGAAGGAATTTAGAGCTTCTTGGAGCTTATACTCATTTTCGTGCGAGTGATGAGCTAAATGCTGATTATTTTGTGCAAAGGGAAAATTTTAGGGCTGCAAAAGAGAAAATTTTAGCTCTTTGCGATGAGTTTGGTATGAAAAAACCGATCTTTCACTCTCACAACTCAGCTGCGCTTGAAAGAGCAAGTGAAATCGATGATGATATGGTGCGCGTGGGCATCGCTCAGTATGGGTACACTCAGTTTGGTGATAGTTTGAACTTAAAGCCAGTACTTTCACTATGGGCAAGAAGAGTTAGCAGGCGCATTTTAAAAAGTGGTCAAGGTGTTGGATATGGTGCTAAATTTAGCGCAAAAGAAGATATAAATGTAGCCACTTATGATCTTGGATATGGCGATGGATTGCTAAGATACAATGGATGTGGCGAGCTAAGACTTGCCAATAACGAGCCAATACTAGGCAAAATTTCTATGGATAGCTTTAGCTGTAAAGATAGCGGCGAATGGGTCTGTGTGCTTGAGAATGCAAATATTTGGGCGAAATTTTTTGATACGATAAGTTATGATATTTTAGTAAAACTCTCGCCAAATATAACTAGAAAATTTATATAA